A stretch of the Streptomyces sp. NBC_00078 genome encodes the following:
- the hemC gene encoding hydroxymethylbilane synthase gives MNSKALRLGTRRSRLAMAQSGQVADAVSQVTGRPVELVEITTYGDTSREHLAQIGGTGVFVTALRDALLRGEVDFAVHSLKDLPTAQPAELALAAVPLREDPRDVIVARDALKFTDLPRGARIGTGSPRRMAQLNAYARSHALDIQTVPIRGNVDTRIRYVQDGELDAVVLAAAGLSRIGRIDEVTDFLSVDTVLPAPGQGALAIECRAGNTAQDTDLIAAIGELDDPFTRAAVTAERSLLAALEAGCSAPVGALADLLADGQIVNEMRLRGIVGTTDGTRTVQLSTTGPVPETYDQAMALGRELAAEMLAQGAAGLMGERAQ, from the coding sequence ATGAACAGCAAGGCACTGAGACTCGGGACCAGGCGAAGCAGACTCGCCATGGCCCAGTCCGGGCAAGTGGCGGACGCCGTGAGCCAGGTGACCGGACGGCCCGTCGAGCTCGTCGAGATCACCACCTACGGCGACACCTCCCGCGAGCACCTCGCGCAGATCGGCGGCACGGGTGTGTTCGTCACGGCGCTTCGTGACGCGCTGCTGCGGGGTGAGGTCGACTTCGCGGTTCATTCGCTCAAGGACCTGCCCACCGCGCAGCCCGCGGAACTGGCGCTGGCCGCCGTCCCGCTGCGTGAGGACCCGCGCGACGTGATCGTCGCCCGGGACGCGCTGAAGTTCACCGACCTGCCGCGCGGTGCGCGCATCGGTACGGGTTCGCCGCGCCGCATGGCGCAGCTGAACGCGTACGCGCGCAGCCACGCGCTGGACATACAGACGGTCCCGATCCGGGGCAACGTCGACACCCGGATCCGGTATGTGCAGGACGGTGAGCTGGACGCCGTCGTCCTCGCCGCCGCCGGCCTCAGCCGGATAGGCAGGATCGACGAGGTGACCGACTTCCTGTCGGTCGACACGGTTCTGCCCGCCCCCGGCCAAGGGGCGCTGGCGATCGAGTGCAGGGCGGGGAACACCGCCCAGGACACTGACCTGATCGCGGCAATCGGCGAACTCGACGACCCGTTCACGCGGGCCGCCGTGACCGCCGAAAGGTCACTGCTCGCCGCCCTGGAGGCCGGTTGCAGCGCCCCTGTGGGCGCGCTGGCCGACCTTCTGGCCGACGGGCAGATTGTCAACGAAATGCGCCTGCGCGGCATAGTCGGCACGACCGACGGCACGCGTACGGTGCAGCTGTCCACCACCGGTCCCGTGCCCGAGACGTACGACCAAGCAATGGCGCTCGGCCGTGAACTCGCGGCCGAGATGCTTGCCCAGGGCGCGGCCGGTCTGATGGGGGAGCGAGCACAGTGA
- a CDS encoding bifunctional uroporphyrinogen-III C-methyltransferase/uroporphyrinogen-III synthase: MSPTTLPTGLDHGHVTFLGAGPGDPGLLTLRAVEALANADVLVAEHDVLDVVRQHARQGAAEVHTDGGPSSDPLPGTGTPQLAVVDGSSTTAGVPVVRDAAHLVMEAARGGRRVVRAVSGDPGLDAYAAEEMLACARAGVPFEVVPGVATAVGVPAYAGVPLRDAEGADVRFVDARTASDRCWTEVGASDGTVVVSTTLDSVGAAAGELVSAGRKPDTPMTVTVAGTTTRQRTWAATLGTIAQTLKQAKVLPSPEGGRPVIAVVGERSAAAQRDQLSWFESKPLFGWKVLVPRTKEQAASLSDQLRSYGAVPHEVPTIAVEPPRTPQQMERAVKGLVTGRYEWIAFTSVNAVKAVREKFEEYGLDARAFAGIKVAAVGEQTAKALVAFGVKPDLVPSGEQSAAGLLEDWPPYDPVFDPIDRVFLPRADIATETLVAGLIELGWEVDDVTAYRTVRASPPPADTREAIKGGGFDAVLFTSSSTVRNLVGIAGKPHNVTVIACIGPATAKTAEEHGLRVDVMAPEPSVHRLAEALADFGLRRRAAAREAGDAVTRPSERRPGARRRRTT, translated from the coding sequence GTGAGCCCCACCACCCTTCCCACCGGCCTCGATCACGGGCACGTCACCTTCCTCGGTGCCGGACCCGGGGATCCGGGACTGCTGACTCTGCGCGCCGTGGAGGCGCTGGCGAACGCGGACGTACTGGTCGCCGAGCACGACGTGCTCGACGTGGTGCGTCAGCACGCCAGACAGGGCGCCGCCGAGGTGCACACGGACGGGGGCCCTTCGTCGGACCCGCTTCCGGGCACAGGCACACCTCAGCTGGCAGTTGTTGACGGCTCGTCAACAACCGCTGGTGTCCCCGTGGTACGGGATGCCGCACATCTTGTCATGGAGGCCGCGCGGGGCGGCAGGCGGGTCGTGCGTGCGGTGTCCGGGGATCCCGGACTCGACGCGTACGCCGCCGAGGAGATGCTCGCCTGCGCCCGCGCCGGCGTGCCCTTCGAGGTGGTGCCCGGTGTCGCCACCGCCGTCGGCGTACCCGCGTACGCCGGTGTTCCGCTGCGGGACGCCGAGGGCGCGGACGTGCGGTTCGTCGATGCGCGCACGGCCTCGGACCGGTGCTGGACGGAGGTGGGGGCGTCGGACGGGACCGTGGTCGTGTCGACGACGCTGGACTCCGTCGGTGCCGCAGCCGGTGAACTGGTGTCGGCCGGCCGTAAGCCCGATACGCCGATGACCGTGACGGTGGCTGGTACGACCACTCGTCAGCGGACCTGGGCGGCGACGCTCGGCACCATCGCGCAGACCCTGAAGCAGGCCAAGGTGCTGCCGTCGCCCGAGGGCGGCCGGCCGGTGATAGCCGTGGTCGGTGAGCGTTCCGCCGCCGCCCAGCGCGACCAGTTGTCGTGGTTCGAGTCCAAGCCGCTGTTCGGCTGGAAGGTTCTCGTGCCGCGTACGAAGGAGCAGGCGGCGTCGCTCTCCGACCAGCTGCGGTCCTACGGGGCCGTGCCGCACGAGGTGCCGACCATCGCCGTGGAGCCGCCGCGCACGCCCCAGCAGATGGAGCGGGCTGTGAAGGGTCTCGTCACCGGGCGCTACGAGTGGATCGCCTTCACCTCGGTGAACGCGGTCAAGGCCGTGCGGGAGAAGTTCGAGGAGTACGGGCTCGACGCGCGGGCCTTCGCGGGGATCAAGGTCGCTGCGGTGGGCGAGCAGACGGCGAAGGCGCTGGTCGCCTTTGGCGTGAAGCCGGACCTGGTGCCCAGCGGCGAGCAGTCGGCTGCGGGGCTGCTGGAGGACTGGCCGCCGTACGACCCCGTTTTCGATCCGATCGACCGGGTGTTCCTGCCGCGGGCGGACATCGCCACGGAGACTCTTGTCGCCGGGCTCATCGAGCTGGGCTGGGAGGTCGACGACGTCACCGCGTACCGGACCGTGCGGGCGTCGCCGCCGCCGGCTGACACCCGGGAGGCGATCAAGGGGGGTGGCTTCGACGCCGTTCTCTTCACGTCGTCCTCCACCGTGCGCAACCTGGTGGGTATCGCCGGGAAGCCGCACAACGTGACGGTGATCGCCTGCATCGGGCCGGCCACCGCGAAGACCGCCGAAGAGCATGGGCTGCGGGTGGATGTGATGGCTCCGGAGCCGTCCGTGCACAGGCTGGCCGAAGCGCTGGCTGACTTCGGGTTGCGGCGGCGGGCTGCCGCGCGGGAGGCCGGGGACGCGGTTACTCGGCCGAGTGAGCGGCGGCCGGGGGCTCGGCGGCGGCGTACGACCTGA